One genomic window of Sphingobacterium oryzagri includes the following:
- a CDS encoding DUF4270 family protein, whose protein sequence is MNQFLKRSINFFALPIFILIIAGACDKDMNVMLDNSATGDLNVSYADSFSVYTSTVQLQNLPGTGAGSLVVGKATDARFGTLTSSAYFRIGFSEFTNDIPTAATFDSLNLVIKPNTSHYYYGDTTKVQKIDVFQLTQAMETKTITGGIQNTAIPFYVTGAALFKDQTFAYGSTPIGSLSFNPHMRSIDSLNIRLSQSIGQNLFELLQTNDMRVASNENFYEYFKGLVLVPDAANTVALGFSDTLEVKVNYSFIGNDGFRQSASKILRITDRNYKYNHLAYDREGTPFESLTASNNEVATSATSGITFVQAGTGVVAKMHFPSLKEFLMDEKISVNKAELIVETVGRGGLANNAYPAPATLGLLVADQDNVPVSYVFNPYAQGMQLALYNPGNQYGGNGRYVFNVIQYLRNLKATNVYDNTSLLLSAVLPPSAVATSQTQAVPITMLEAYDTFSTFNNVFIATENGKPQIKLNILYTKFR, encoded by the coding sequence ATGAATCAATTTTTAAAGAGGAGCATTAATTTTTTTGCCTTACCTATTTTTATTCTAATCATTGCGGGGGCTTGCGATAAGGATATGAATGTTATGCTGGATAACTCGGCCACGGGCGACTTGAACGTATCCTATGCCGACTCTTTTTCCGTGTATACATCAACCGTTCAATTACAAAATCTGCCTGGTACAGGAGCCGGATCGCTCGTTGTTGGAAAAGCGACAGATGCGCGTTTTGGTACGTTGACTTCCAGCGCATATTTTAGAATCGGCTTTTCAGAATTTACTAACGACATTCCTACGGCAGCCACATTTGATTCATTAAACCTGGTTATCAAACCGAATACCTCGCACTATTACTATGGAGATACGACTAAAGTACAAAAAATAGACGTTTTCCAACTTACGCAGGCCATGGAAACCAAAACAATTACAGGCGGTATACAAAACACGGCGATACCGTTTTATGTAACCGGCGCAGCGCTGTTTAAGGACCAAACTTTTGCGTACGGCAGCACGCCTATCGGTAGTTTATCATTTAATCCGCATATGCGATCAATAGACTCGCTGAACATTCGTTTGTCCCAAAGTATCGGCCAAAACTTATTTGAGCTGCTGCAAACCAACGATATGCGTGTTGCATCAAATGAGAATTTTTACGAGTATTTTAAAGGGCTAGTGTTAGTGCCCGATGCCGCAAATACTGTCGCTTTAGGTTTTAGTGACACATTGGAAGTAAAAGTAAACTACAGCTTTATTGGTAACGATGGTTTTAGACAGAGCGCATCCAAAATATTGCGCATTACCGATCGCAACTATAAATACAATCATCTTGCTTACGATCGTGAAGGAACACCTTTTGAATCGCTTACCGCAAGCAATAACGAGGTCGCCACGAGTGCTACTTCTGGTATTACGTTTGTACAGGCGGGTACGGGCGTCGTAGCGAAAATGCATTTTCCATCGTTAAAAGAGTTCTTGATGGATGAAAAAATATCGGTTAATAAAGCGGAACTCATCGTGGAAACGGTGGGCCGCGGCGGACTTGCAAACAACGCTTATCCAGCACCAGCCACATTGGGACTCCTGGTGGCTGATCAAGATAATGTGCCTGTATCGTATGTTTTTAACCCATATGCACAGGGTATGCAGCTCGCGCTTTACAATCCAGGAAACCAATATGGTGGAAATGGACGATACGTATTTAACGTCATACAATATTTGCGCAATCTAAAAGCGACAAACGTGTATGACAACACCAGCCTGTTGCTCAGCGCTGTTTTGCCACCTTCGGCCGTAGCGACCAGTCAAACGCAGGCTGTACCAATAACGATGTTGGAGGCATATGACACATTTAGCACTTTTAACAATGTTTTTATTGCAACAGAAAACGGAAAACCTCAGATAAAATTGAATATATTGTACACTAAATTTAGATAA
- a CDS encoding response regulator transcription factor, whose product MIDVLYIEDEMSLALIVADSLEAHGFRVSHKGNGRDAVIAFKHKKPDIVVLDVMMPLMDGFTVAQEIRKVDISTPILFLTAMTQTEDVVKGFHLGANDYVRKPFKIEELIVRIEALTKKVGTAQALKQYAIGNYVLDTVKSTLCFNDVQEKLSFREVELLRRLFEHQDEVVPREEIIRAYWNDDTYFTGRSLDVFISRIRKYLAKDERIKITNIRSIGYMLTID is encoded by the coding sequence ATGATTGATGTATTGTATATAGAAGACGAAATGAGTTTAGCGCTTATCGTGGCCGATAGTTTAGAGGCGCATGGTTTTCGGGTTTCACACAAAGGAAATGGGCGCGATGCCGTGATTGCCTTCAAGCATAAGAAGCCTGACATTGTCGTGCTGGATGTTATGATGCCACTTATGGACGGATTCACCGTGGCGCAGGAAATTCGGAAAGTCGATATCAGTACGCCGATACTTTTTTTGACCGCCATGACGCAAACGGAAGACGTGGTGAAAGGTTTTCATTTAGGCGCGAACGATTATGTAAGAAAACCATTTAAAATTGAAGAGCTTATTGTACGGATTGAAGCGCTGACCAAAAAGGTAGGCACTGCACAAGCATTAAAACAATATGCTATTGGCAATTATGTACTGGATACGGTAAAATCGACGTTGTGCTTCAATGATGTTCAGGAAAAGTTATCATTTCGCGAAGTGGAACTGCTACGACGTCTTTTTGAACACCAGGACGAGGTGGTGCCTCGCGAAGAAATCATTCGCGCGTATTGGAACGACGATACGTATTTTACAGGAAGAAGCCTGGATGTTTTTATCAGCCGGATTCGTAAATACCTTGCGAAAGACGAACGAATCAAAATCACCAATATCCGCAGCATTGGATATATGTTAACGATTGACTAA
- a CDS encoding aspartate-semialdehyde dehydrogenase produces the protein MKVAVVGATGLVGSEILTVLAERNFPVTELIPVASEKSKGKEIEFKGKKYKIVTPAEAIALKPQVALFSAGGDTSTEFAPQYAEAGIMVVDNSSAWRMDPSKKLVVPEVNGDVLTPEDKIIANPNCSTIQMVVVLKPLHEKYKIKRVVVSTYQSVTGTGVKAVTQLMDERAGKEGEKAYPYQIDLNVIPHIDVFQENGYTKEEMKMIKETNKIMGDDSIRVTATTVRIPVMGGHSESVNIEFENDFDVTEVRALLAQQEGVIVVDDPANLKYPMPKDAHGKDEVLVGRIRRDESQDNTLNLWVVADNLRKGAATNAVQIAELLNKKGLLS, from the coding sequence ATGAAAGTTGCAGTAGTAGGCGCAACGGGCCTTGTTGGGTCAGAGATTTTGACCGTTTTAGCAGAACGTAATTTCCCGGTAACAGAATTGATTCCTGTCGCATCTGAGAAGAGTAAGGGTAAGGAAATCGAGTTTAAGGGAAAGAAGTATAAGATCGTGACGCCAGCCGAAGCTATTGCACTTAAACCCCAAGTTGCTTTGTTTTCCGCTGGTGGCGATACATCAACGGAGTTTGCACCGCAATATGCCGAAGCCGGTATCATGGTGGTCGATAATTCTTCGGCGTGGCGCATGGATCCGAGCAAAAAATTGGTTGTTCCGGAAGTCAATGGCGATGTGTTGACGCCCGAAGACAAGATTATTGCGAATCCTAACTGTTCAACGATACAGATGGTTGTTGTGTTAAAACCTTTGCATGAAAAATATAAAATTAAGCGTGTGGTGGTTTCTACCTATCAGTCTGTAACCGGTACAGGTGTAAAAGCAGTAACTCAGCTAATGGACGAGCGAGCAGGCAAAGAGGGCGAAAAGGCATATCCTTATCAAATTGACTTAAACGTTATCCCGCATATTGACGTCTTCCAGGAAAATGGTTATACCAAAGAGGAGATGAAGATGATCAAGGAGACGAACAAAATAATGGGCGACGATAGCATTCGTGTAACGGCCACTACGGTTCGTATTCCGGTGATGGGCGGTCACTCCGAATCTGTGAACATTGAGTTTGAGAACGATTTTGACGTTACAGAGGTTCGCGCATTATTAGCACAGCAAGAAGGCGTGATTGTCGTGGATGATCCTGCAAATCTTAAATACCCAATGCCGAAAGATGCACATGGTAAAGATGAGGTGTTGGTCGGGCGTATTCGTCGTGACGAGTCGCAGGACAATACACTGAATCTGTGGGTCGTGGCAGATAACCTTCGTAAAGGCGCGGCAACCAATGCCGTTCAGATTGCGGAATTGCTCAACAAAAAAGGACTTTTATCCTAA
- a CDS encoding sensor histidine kinase, which translates to MLKKFKILIFLIALTATGIAFVLSFWLYSSYKNERELFVGTAERSLFNVLQNYYQNEFSSSEKKAELDSAEMSRRHRGLLHLMRTVYPKLDMQPLQHMLDTADFSRGRGRKPRGNAHDAESPNELLPIYLLEKMDFNKQLLDTLQPRLARALQRNGMKTNFKLSTIAIPRDVFAKYIADRKMKGDLFTRPILINPESEVFLLATFENPWPYLAVKLSGQFLFSLLLLTAVIGTFLYLLKTIRKQNQLAILRKAFVNNMTHELKTPVATVMAAVEAIQRFVAKDDKVKMHTYLELSKAELEHLNHMIERVLELDVDETHRIRLNQREFDLISLINGSLETAKISSKKDVQIMFEPNVSTMSLLADEAHIKNVLVNLLDNAIKYSADTVQIRIDVQETNRFVTIAVADKGKGIAQQHHKNIFDMFFRVSDGNIYDVKGFGLGLAYVKHVIEQHGGQIVVDSELGKGSVFTIRIPKRNTDD; encoded by the coding sequence ATGTTAAAAAAGTTTAAAATCCTGATCTTCCTGATCGCTTTGACGGCTACCGGAATTGCGTTCGTGCTATCGTTTTGGTTATATAGCAGCTATAAAAATGAGCGCGAGTTGTTCGTGGGCACGGCCGAGCGTTCATTGTTTAATGTATTGCAGAATTATTATCAAAATGAATTTTCTTCATCAGAAAAAAAAGCAGAACTGGATTCTGCGGAGATGAGCAGGCGGCATCGTGGCTTGCTGCACCTGATGCGGACGGTATATCCGAAATTGGATATGCAGCCTTTACAACACATGTTAGATACCGCAGATTTCAGTCGTGGGCGGGGCAGAAAGCCCAGAGGCAATGCGCACGATGCCGAATCGCCAAACGAGCTGCTGCCGATCTACCTGTTAGAAAAGATGGATTTCAATAAGCAGCTTCTCGACACGTTGCAGCCTCGGCTGGCGCGTGCTTTGCAGCGGAATGGCATGAAAACCAACTTTAAATTGTCTACTATTGCTATCCCGCGCGATGTGTTTGCCAAATATATTGCCGATCGTAAAATGAAAGGCGATTTATTTACCCGCCCTATTCTTATCAATCCGGAGAGTGAGGTGTTTTTGCTCGCAACTTTTGAAAACCCCTGGCCTTATTTGGCGGTGAAGCTTAGCGGACAGTTTCTTTTTTCGCTGTTGCTTTTAACCGCCGTGATTGGTACATTCCTTTACCTGCTTAAAACCATTCGCAAGCAAAATCAATTGGCTATATTGCGCAAGGCCTTTGTGAATAACATGACCCACGAGCTAAAAACACCGGTAGCTACCGTGATGGCGGCCGTAGAAGCGATTCAGCGTTTCGTGGCCAAGGATGATAAAGTAAAGATGCATACTTATCTGGAGTTGTCCAAAGCAGAGCTGGAACATCTTAATCATATGATTGAGCGGGTGCTGGAGTTGGACGTCGATGAAACGCATCGAATCCGGTTGAATCAACGTGAGTTTGATCTTATTTCGCTAATAAACGGGAGCTTGGAAACGGCTAAAATAAGCAGTAAAAAAGATGTCCAGATCATGTTTGAACCAAACGTATCTACCATGTCGCTATTGGCCGATGAGGCGCATATCAAAAATGTGCTGGTCAATCTGTTAGACAATGCAATTAAATATTCAGCAGATACCGTACAGATTCGCATCGATGTGCAGGAGACCAATCGTTTCGTCACTATTGCTGTGGCCGATAAAGGCAAGGGTATTGCGCAACAACACCATAAAAATATATTCGACATGTTCTTTCGGGTATCCGATGGAAATATTTATGATGTCAAAGGATTTGGCTTGGGCCTGGCCTATGTAAAGCATGTGATCGAGCAGCATGGCGGACAAATTGTTGTTGATAGCGAGCTGGGTAAAGGCAGTGTTTTCACTATTCGTATACCAAAAAGAAACACCGATGATTGA
- a CDS encoding YebC/PmpR family DNA-binding transcriptional regulator → MGRAFEFRKERKFKRWAKMAVQFTRLGKEIAMAVKEGGPHPENNSRLRTAIQNSKAVNMPKDRVEAAIKRASEKDAKGYEEYVYEGYGPHGVPVLIETATDNTNRTVGNIRSYFTKAGGSLGKTGSLDFIFQRKSIFRFNAAEDLDVEEMELELIDGGLEELYVEADEEGNDVVVVQTSFEDFGNMQSLLEEKGIEVTSAKLERISLSHTTLTEDQAADVLKMIDKIEEDDDVQAVYHNMD, encoded by the coding sequence ATGGGTAGAGCCTTTGAATTCAGAAAAGAAAGAAAATTTAAGCGCTGGGCCAAAATGGCCGTGCAATTTACACGTTTAGGAAAAGAAATTGCAATGGCCGTTAAAGAAGGCGGTCCACACCCGGAAAACAACTCGCGCCTGCGCACCGCTATTCAAAACTCGAAAGCGGTAAACATGCCAAAAGATCGCGTAGAAGCGGCCATAAAACGCGCTTCAGAAAAAGATGCTAAAGGCTACGAGGAATACGTTTACGAAGGATATGGCCCGCACGGTGTACCGGTTCTCATCGAGACAGCGACGGATAATACCAACCGTACCGTAGGCAATATCAGAAGTTACTTTACCAAAGCAGGCGGTTCGCTCGGAAAAACGGGTTCGCTAGACTTTATTTTTCAACGGAAATCCATCTTCCGGTTTAATGCCGCAGAAGATCTTGATGTAGAGGAAATGGAGTTGGAACTCATTGATGGCGGTTTGGAAGAGCTTTATGTAGAAGCCGACGAAGAAGGCAATGATGTTGTCGTAGTACAGACTTCATTTGAAGATTTTGGGAATATGCAAAGCCTCCTGGAAGAAAAAGGAATCGAAGTAACATCGGCCAAATTGGAGCGCATTTCTCTTTCGCACACCACCTTGACCGAAGATCAGGCTGCCGATGTGTTGAAAATGATCGATAAAATTGAGGAAGACGATGATGTGCAAGCGGTTTATCACAACATGGATTAA
- a CDS encoding CapA family protein — protein sequence MRHKLLFVGDVVLQSQPIFSDDLKSLMAEQDIRCCNVEAPLAGFGQAIAKTGPLLQQRPEAATWLRELGFDLFAMANNHIFDYGHAAMSATIDAFGAEHVFGVGDEKTAYDLLVREVDGVRYGFVAYAENGYGALSGDSTSGYAWVNHARVNADLQRFKQTVDLLIAQVHAGVEMLDVPIPEWRERYRALIDAGADIVIAHHPHVLQGYECYQDKYIVYSLGNFYFDGISDAPAWKKGGVLTLEIDNGQLCNLQLRVVEKEGASLSLLPAAQAQPLIDTLNSKLADEKAYIAYVDTIALKEWDKHHANYYAKAFNGLASYSLKALLKHVKRLVFNRKIDYSLLWHNMEIESNFWIARRAIQKRHKKP from the coding sequence ATGCGTCATAAATTACTTTTTGTCGGCGATGTTGTCTTACAAAGCCAGCCGATATTTTCTGATGATCTAAAAAGCTTGATGGCGGAGCAAGACATCCGTTGTTGTAATGTCGAAGCGCCGCTTGCCGGTTTTGGCCAGGCAATAGCCAAAACTGGACCGTTACTGCAGCAAAGGCCTGAGGCTGCAACCTGGTTGCGCGAGCTTGGCTTTGATCTTTTCGCCATGGCAAACAATCATATTTTCGATTATGGGCACGCGGCGATGTCGGCAACGATCGACGCTTTTGGTGCAGAGCATGTTTTTGGCGTTGGCGATGAAAAAACAGCATACGACCTATTGGTTCGCGAGGTGGATGGTGTTCGTTACGGCTTTGTTGCTTATGCGGAAAATGGCTATGGAGCGCTCAGTGGCGATAGTACTAGCGGCTATGCCTGGGTGAATCATGCGCGCGTTAATGCAGATCTCCAGCGCTTCAAACAAACGGTAGATTTGCTCATCGCGCAGGTACATGCTGGCGTGGAAATGTTGGATGTGCCTATTCCAGAGTGGCGAGAGCGCTACCGTGCTTTAATCGACGCGGGCGCAGATATCGTTATCGCACATCATCCACATGTGTTGCAAGGATATGAGTGTTATCAGGATAAATACATCGTATACAGCTTAGGCAATTTTTACTTTGATGGTATTTCTGACGCACCAGCATGGAAAAAGGGCGGTGTGCTCACGTTGGAAATCGATAATGGACAGTTGTGCAATTTACAGTTGCGTGTGGTTGAAAAAGAGGGCGCAAGCCTTTCGTTATTACCAGCAGCGCAAGCGCAGCCGCTTATTGATACGTTGAATAGCAAGCTTGCCGATGAAAAGGCTTATATTGCTTACGTTGATACGATAGCACTCAAGGAATGGGATAAGCATCACGCCAATTATTACGCAAAGGCTTTTAATGGTTTGGCAAGCTATTCGCTGAAAGCGCTGCTTAAGCATGTGAAGCGATTGGTATTTAATCGAAAAATCGATTACAGCTTGTTGTGGCACAATATGGAGATTGAAAGCAATTTCTGGATAGCCCGCAGGGCCATCCAGAAACGTCATAAAAAGCCGTAA
- a CDS encoding lamin tail domain-containing protein, producing the protein MIFSIQQTYAQSGLVITEIMAHPNEAGSLAAEYIELYNNSSATIQLAQIRLQVATNSLSLPSYLLGPRQYLILSSAQHASLLQRYGQVLALPTWRILNNQGAEIALIDQHDQQLDHVAYRRSWYGSSLKNNGGWSLERINPNVSCNNQSTWTASISAQGGTPGHQNSVWNERFTPEIAFHLIDVQPGSIRLHVENAAQSLHIPNAGHFRIQPGDQAIASFAIWNDTVLISLHTPLLADIPYDLQINAVDYCGYSYQKNIPLINASETAYNDLIINEILFNPKPGSVDFVEIFNRSDKTINLQGWQLGNRVITSQFHPVAPAEYRVFTIDEQAVYASYPRAVRANFIVMNQIPAYPNSQGTVVLRNANHQTIDSIFYTSGMHQAFLRDVQGISLERQSSLLDGNEAGNLTSASTLIGGATPGYVNSNHREEIAAKNSLQLVAKIFFNQRDGFEEQPLLRYAFTESNMMITVTIFNGNGQAINRLIRSKSVGYAGELYWNGQDENGRPCPGGIYLYHAEIISSKGHYQTFKDSFVLVDERKKY; encoded by the coding sequence TTGATTTTTTCAATACAGCAGACCTATGCACAATCCGGATTGGTCATCACCGAGATTATGGCACATCCGAACGAAGCTGGCTCCCTTGCGGCTGAATATATCGAGCTGTATAACAACAGTTCGGCAACGATACAGCTCGCGCAAATTCGCCTACAAGTGGCCACAAACAGCCTATCCCTGCCAAGTTATCTGCTTGGTCCCAGACAATACCTGATCTTGTCATCAGCACAACATGCATCGCTTTTACAGCGTTATGGTCAAGTGCTCGCTTTACCAACCTGGCGTATTTTAAACAATCAAGGTGCAGAGATTGCGTTGATCGACCAGCATGACCAACAGCTTGATCACGTAGCTTATCGAAGAAGCTGGTACGGCAGCAGCTTGAAAAATAACGGTGGCTGGAGCTTGGAGCGTATCAATCCGAATGTATCTTGCAATAATCAGTCGACCTGGACCGCATCTATATCAGCGCAAGGCGGAACGCCAGGACATCAAAATTCTGTATGGAATGAACGCTTCACACCCGAAATAGCATTTCACTTAATTGATGTTCAGCCAGGGAGCATACGTCTTCATGTGGAAAATGCCGCGCAAAGCCTACATATACCAAACGCAGGTCATTTCCGCATACAACCCGGCGATCAGGCTATAGCAAGCTTCGCGATCTGGAATGATACGGTCCTAATTTCTCTACATACACCGCTACTTGCCGATATCCCTTACGATCTCCAGATCAATGCGGTAGATTACTGCGGATATTCCTATCAAAAAAATATTCCGTTGATTAACGCCTCGGAAACAGCATACAATGATTTGATTATTAACGAAATACTATTTAATCCGAAGCCCGGATCGGTAGATTTTGTTGAAATCTTTAACCGCTCAGACAAAACTATCAATCTTCAAGGCTGGCAGCTCGGTAATCGAGTGATCACGTCACAATTTCATCCCGTTGCGCCGGCAGAGTATCGTGTCTTTACCATAGATGAACAGGCTGTTTATGCAAGTTATCCACGGGCGGTACGTGCAAATTTCATCGTCATGAATCAAATTCCGGCTTATCCAAACAGTCAGGGGACGGTAGTTCTCCGCAACGCAAACCATCAAACGATAGATAGTATCTTTTACACGAGTGGTATGCACCAAGCTTTTCTGCGCGACGTGCAAGGCATTTCGTTAGAACGGCAGTCGTCTTTGCTGGATGGAAACGAAGCTGGAAATTTGACGTCCGCGTCGACGTTAATCGGCGGAGCGACGCCCGGATACGTAAATTCTAACCATAGAGAAGAAATAGCTGCAAAAAATTCGTTACAACTGGTCGCCAAAATATTTTTTAACCAGCGGGATGGGTTTGAAGAACAACCGCTGTTGCGCTACGCTTTTACAGAAAGCAATATGATGATTACGGTGACTATATTTAATGGAAATGGACAAGCAATCAACCGATTGATTCGTAGCAAAAGCGTCGGTTATGCAGGTGAGCTCTACTGGAATGGACAAGACGAAAATGGCCGGCCATGCCCTGGTGGTATCTACCTCTACCATGCGGAGATTATCAGCTCAAAAGGTCATTATCAAACCTTTAAAGACAGCTTTGTACTGGTTGACGAACGCAAAAAGTATTGA
- a CDS encoding NAD-dependent epimerase/dehydratase family protein, whose protein sequence is MKERIIMIGANGQIGSELAMALRQKFGIENVITSDIREPKSLQDGEIFETINVLDKGAVKSLLEKYKPTQIYLLAAMLSATGEQYPQKAWDLNMNGLLNVLDLAIELGIKKIFWPSSIAVFGPHSPKTQTAQYCVMDPNSIYGISKLAGERLCEYYHKKYGLDIRSIRYPGIISWKTAPGGGTTDYAVHIFFEAIQHGKYASFLSANTELPMLYMQDAVRGTIELMDAPAEKLRIRSSYNLSGISFTPAQIAEEIKKILPNFELSYVENDPRQAIADSWPASIDDTYARNDWGWQPTFDLEAMTKDMIENLKTNLQHG, encoded by the coding sequence ATGAAAGAGCGTATAATTATGATTGGGGCAAATGGTCAAATAGGATCAGAATTGGCTATGGCCCTCCGCCAAAAATTTGGCATCGAAAACGTCATCACTTCGGATATTAGAGAACCTAAATCGCTGCAAGATGGTGAAATTTTTGAAACGATTAATGTATTAGATAAAGGGGCTGTAAAAAGCTTGTTGGAAAAATATAAACCGACGCAAATATACCTGCTGGCAGCCATGTTATCGGCTACTGGCGAGCAATATCCGCAGAAAGCCTGGGACCTCAATATGAATGGTCTGCTAAACGTATTGGATCTCGCAATTGAACTGGGCATTAAAAAAATATTTTGGCCAAGCTCCATTGCGGTCTTTGGGCCACACTCACCCAAAACACAGACCGCGCAATATTGCGTAATGGATCCGAATAGCATATACGGAATTAGTAAACTTGCCGGAGAGCGTCTCTGCGAATATTACCATAAAAAATATGGATTGGATATCCGTAGTATTCGTTACCCAGGTATTATATCCTGGAAAACGGCACCGGGCGGCGGCACAACAGACTATGCGGTGCATATCTTCTTTGAAGCCATTCAGCACGGTAAATATGCAAGTTTTCTTTCGGCCAACACGGAGTTACCCATGCTTTATATGCAAGATGCTGTTCGCGGAACGATCGAATTAATGGATGCTCCCGCAGAAAAGCTGCGCATCCGGTCGAGCTATAACCTCAGTGGTATATCTTTTACGCCGGCACAGATTGCAGAAGAAATTAAAAAAATTCTTCCTAATTTTGAGCTGTCTTATGTTGAAAATGACCCACGACAAGCGATTGCCGACTCTTGGCCGGCGAGTATCGATGATACCTACGCACGAAATGATTGGGGCTGGCAACCGACTTTTGATTTGGAAGCCATGACGAAAGACATGATTGAAAATCTCAAAACAAACTTACAGCATGGGTAG
- a CDS encoding DeoR/GlpR family DNA-binding transcription regulator, which translates to MLKEERQAYIIHQINLHNKVLSSDLSVQLNVSEDTIRRDLNELAENGQVLKVYGGALSKSFQFPFQEGNVYAKESKKDIAKKAISLIKSGMTVLVGGGTTMIELARLVPNDIQCTFFTISPLVALELAEKENIDVILIGGKLSRNTNIVTGAQVINELSDLRVDLCLLGTNSLSLDEGITDSDWEVVQIKRAMIKCSKNLAILSITEKLNSNQKMRVAPLRDVSYLVTDLDPNHPKLREFAKQIEVI; encoded by the coding sequence ATGTTAAAGGAAGAAAGACAAGCGTATATTATCCACCAAATAAATTTGCACAACAAAGTTTTATCGTCTGACCTAAGCGTACAACTTAACGTGTCTGAAGACACCATACGACGAGATCTCAATGAGCTGGCGGAAAATGGTCAGGTATTAAAAGTATATGGCGGAGCATTGTCTAAATCTTTTCAATTCCCTTTTCAGGAAGGAAATGTCTACGCCAAAGAATCTAAGAAAGACATCGCAAAAAAAGCCATCTCGTTAATAAAAAGTGGTATGACGGTTTTGGTGGGTGGCGGAACAACCATGATCGAGTTAGCCCGCCTTGTGCCCAATGATATTCAATGTACATTCTTTACCATTAGCCCACTCGTTGCATTAGAGCTTGCAGAAAAAGAGAATATTGACGTTATCTTGATTGGCGGAAAATTATCGCGTAACACCAATATTGTGACCGGTGCACAGGTGATCAATGAATTATCCGATCTACGGGTAGATCTCTGCTTATTGGGCACCAACAGCCTTTCGCTAGACGAAGGCATTACCGACTCCGATTGGGAAGTGGTACAAATTAAACGCGCCATGATAAAATGCTCTAAAAATCTGGCGATCTTAAGTATTACGGAAAAATTAAACTCAAACCAGAAAATGCGTGTCGCTCCTTTACGCGACGTTTCTTACTTGGTGACCGATCTTGATCCGAATCATCCCAAACTACGGGAGTTTGCAAAGCAGATCGAAGTGATCTAG
- a CDS encoding Kelch repeat-containing protein: MNKKNWLLLIFACAITLTSFNSCSKDDDGDTTDTGPTEWVRSIVFKNDPRNGAASFTINNNAYVVGGFVRNEGVVNDGSSFNGSTWSDIQDFPGQARQMAVGFAINGKGYIGTGSTGTDDLNDFYSYDPATNAWTEIAPFPGRARYGAVAFTLGNYAYVGLGSTRTDARFSDFYRYDPANNTWTEISVPFRYKKAFAFAFVIGDRAYVGGGYTNSTTLPEDFYSFDGTNWTALNDLNRDDNSFTYDVRKYNASSFVIGNAGYVVSGRSGSSITASVWKYEPSSDSWTDKHQALPADSREKAVGFSLNGKGYITTGLNGSTNFDNTWEFTQVR, encoded by the coding sequence ATGAATAAGAAAAATTGGCTATTGTTAATCTTCGCTTGCGCTATTACCCTTACATCATTCAACTCGTGCAGCAAAGACGACGACGGAGATACGACAGATACGGGGCCAACAGAGTGGGTAAGATCGATCGTTTTTAAAAATGATCCTAGAAATGGAGCGGCATCTTTTACTATTAATAATAATGCCTATGTGGTTGGTGGATTTGTAAGAAATGAAGGTGTGGTAAACGATGGTTCCAGCTTTAACGGCTCGACCTGGTCTGACATTCAAGACTTCCCTGGACAAGCCAGACAAATGGCTGTCGGATTTGCCATCAACGGTAAAGGATATATTGGAACAGGTTCTACAGGCACTGACGATTTAAATGATTTTTACAGCTACGATCCGGCAACAAATGCGTGGACGGAGATTGCGCCATTTCCTGGTAGAGCGCGCTACGGTGCTGTTGCTTTCACGTTAGGAAACTATGCATATGTTGGACTGGGTTCAACCAGAACGGATGCTAGATTTAGCGATTTCTACCGCTACGATCCTGCTAACAATACCTGGACAGAAATTTCTGTACCTTTCAGATACAAAAAAGCATTTGCTTTTGCCTTCGTTATCGGTGATAGAGCTTATGTAGGTGGTGGTTACACCAATAGCACTACGCTTCCGGAAGATTTTTATTCGTTTGACGGCACAAACTGGACAGCATTAAATGATTTGAACCGCGATGATAATAGCTTCACATACGATGTACGAAAATACAATGCATCTTCTTTTGTAATCGGTAATGCAGGATATGTCGTAAGCGGAAGAAGTGGTAGTAGCATCACGGCTAGTGTTTGGAAATACGAACCGTCTTCAGACTCGTGGACAGATAAACACCAGGCGCTACCGGCAGATTCTCGTGAAAAGGCGGTAGGTTTTTCCCTAAATGGTAAAGGCTATATCACAACCGGCTTGAACGGATCAACGAACTTTGATAACACTTGGGAGTTTACGCAAGTACGCTAA